From the genome of Amia ocellicauda isolate fAmiCal2 chromosome 14, fAmiCal2.hap1, whole genome shotgun sequence, one region includes:
- the LOC136767572 gene encoding immunoglobulin superfamily DCC subclass member 3-like isoform X3, with translation MTRIALAVLLVVCSTGLGGASELAFLLEPRDVIAVRDRPLLLDCQVQGEGPISVTWRKNGVPVATGERAGVLANGSLLIQNFHKRRESNETDAGEYDCAAQNRFGMLVSRKARVQLASLPKFHTHPESMTVDEGGVARFQCQVNGIPEANITWERNRTALSTQDSRYTLLPAGILQVTGVRRSDSGVYRCMATNIANTRYSHEAQLNISVAAQRTYREPVILSGPQNLTITVHQTAILECIATGNPRPIVSWSRLDGRSIGVEGIQVVGTGNLMISDVTLQHSGVYVCAANRPGTRMRRTALGRLVVQAPPEFLQWPQSVSKPTGGNAVFTCLAQGVPEPHLIWLKNGKILTPGDNVKLTNNNSTLAVTRITSDDEAIYQCIAENSAGTNQASARLAVSLTQELPSSPQGLTASPLSPSAMQLAWEQPPGEVTDGIIGYVLHIRKIGEPDSRELQEAVSKTTYQHVFSNLEPATTYSIYLKAYSPLGASQQSHTVVATTLGGVPDAPSFFTKVLNASAVQAFWELPSKPGKVEGFKLYHRRVPHPDYEGPHVLPVNTNSFTLAKLDPAAVYEIKLVAYNGNGDGNCSKRLVSLTEDGTSAKTSTGGETVCNCRQEGENSMAGIVVGIHIAMACIIFCVLFLMFGYRRR, from the exons CAGGCCTGGGCGGAGCCTCGGAGCTGGCCTTCCTATTGGAGCCCCGGGACGTCATCGCGGTGAGGGACCGGCCGCTGCTGCTGGACTGTCAGGTGCAGGGGGAGGGGCCCATCTCGGTGACGTGGCGGAAGAACGGCGTCCCTGTGGCCACCGGGGAGCGGGCCGGCGTGCTGGCCAACGGCTCGCTCCTCATCCAGAACTTCCACAAGCGGCGTGAGAGCAACGAGACGGATGCTGGGGAGTATGACTGCGCTGCGCAGAACCGCTTCGGCATGCTGGTCAGCAGGAAAGCCCGGGTCCAGCTGGCCT ctcttcCAAAGTTCCACACTCACCCAGAGTCCATGACGGTGGATGAGGGAGGGGTGGCTCGCTTCCAATGTCAGGTGAACGGCATCCCGGAGGCCAACATCACCTGGGAGAGGAACAGGACGGCGCTCAGCACCCAGGACAGCAG GTACACTCTGCTCCCCGCTGGGATCCTCCAGGTCACGGGCGTGCGCCGCTCGGACAGCGGGGTGTACCGCTGCATGGCCACCAACATCGCCAACACCCGTTACAGCCACGAGGCCCAGCTCAACATCAGCG tggcgGCACAACGGACCTATCGTGAACCGGTCATCCTCTCCGGCCCCCAGAATCTCACCATCACCGTGCACCAAACAGCCATTTTGGAGTGCATTGCCACGGGCAACCCCCGGCCCATCGTGTCCTGGAGCAGGCTGG acGGGCGCTCCATCGGCGTCGAGGGTATCCAGGTTGTGGGCACAGGCAACCTCATGATCTCAGACGTCACCCTTCAGCATTCGGGCGTCTACGTGTGCGCCGCCAACCGGCCCGGGACCAGGATGAGGCGTACGGCACTGGGGAGATTGGTGGTGCAAG ccccGCCAGAGTTCCTGCAGTGGCCGCAGTCGGTCTCAAAGCCCACAGGCGGCAACGCGGTGTTCACCTGTCTGGCGCAGGGCGTGCCGGAGCCGCACCTCATCTGGCTGAAGAATGGCAAGATCCTGACACCAGGAGACAACGTCAAACTGACCAACAACAACAG TACCCTGGCCGTGACACGCATCACCTCCGATGACGAGGCCATCTACCAGTGCATCGCTGAGAACAGCGCAGGCACCAACCAGGCCAGCGCCCGCCTGGCCGTCTCCCTGACCCAGGAGCTGCCCTCCTCCCCCCAGGGCCTGACCGCCAGCCCCCTGTCGCCCTCCGCCATGCAGCTGGCATGGGAGCAGCCCCCCGGGGAGGTGACGGACGGCATCATCGGATACGTGCTGCACATCCGCAAGATCGGCG AGCCAGACAGTCGAGAGCTGCAGGAGGCGGTGAGCAAGACCACCTACCAGCATGTCTTCAGCAACCTGGAGCCCGCCACCACCTACTCCATCTACCTCAAGGCCTACTCACCCCTGGGAGCCAGCCAGCAGTCCCACACGGTCGTGGCCACCACTCTTGGGGGAG tgcCTGACGCGCCAAGCTTCTTCACCAAGGTGCTCAATGCCAGTGCGGTGCAGGCCTTCTGGGAGCTGCCCAGCAAACCAGGCAAGGTGGAGGGCTTCAAACTGTACCATCGCCGAGTGCCCCACCCTGACTACGAGGGGCCCCATGTCCTGCCAGTCAACACCAACTCCTTCACCCTGGCCAAGCTAG ACCCCGCCGCGGTATACGAGATCAAGCTGGTGGCTTATAACGGCAATGGAGACGGCAACTGCAGCAAGAGACTGGTGTCCCTGACGGAGGATGGAACCAGTGCCAAAACCAGTACAG gTGGCGAGACGGTGTGTAACTGCAGGCAGGAGGGCGAGAACTCGATGGCTGGCATCGTGGTGGGCATCCACATCGCCATGGCCTGCATCATCTTCTGCGTGCTCTTCCTCATGTTCGGGTACCGCCGCAGGTAA